A single Brassica rapa cultivar Chiifu-401-42 chromosome A04, CAAS_Brap_v3.01, whole genome shotgun sequence DNA region contains:
- the LOC103864685 gene encoding mitochondrial fission 1 protein A: MDSKMGNFFDSIGSFFSGGDKIPWCDRDVILECEKEVKTATDGDSEDQKKESIMRLSWALVHSRQAEDIQRGIAMLEASLASSSPPLQDREKIYLLAVGYYRTGDYSRSRQLVERCLEVQPDWRQALALKKTIEDKIAKDGVIGIGITATAVGLIAGGIAAALARKK; encoded by the exons ATGGATTCTAAAATGGGAAATTTCTTCGACTCCATCGGTTCCTTCTTCAGCGGCGGCGATAAGATCCCTTGGTGCGACCGTGACGTCATCCTT GAATGTGAGAAAGAAGTTAAGACAGCAACGGACGGTGACTCGGAAGACCAAAAGAAAGAGAGCATTATGCGATTGTCTTGGGCTCTTGTCCATTCCCGACAAGCCGAAGATATCCAGCGTGGAATCGCCATGCTCGAAG CTTCTCTAGCAAGTAGTAGCCCTCCTTTGCAGGACCGGGAGAAGATTTATCTTCTCGCTGTTGGTTATTATCGTACTGGAGACTACTCAAGAAGCAGGCAGCTCGTGGAACGCTGTCTCGAG GTTCAACCTGATTGGAGGCAAGCTTTAGCCTTAAAGAAAACCATTGAAGACAAAATCGCAAAAG ATGGTGTTATTGGGATAGGCATCACGGCTACGGCCGTTGGCCTCATAGCCGGTGGAATCGCTGCTGCTTTGGCTCGCAAAAAGTGA
- the LOC103864686 gene encoding sulfite exporter TauE/SafE family protein 3 gives MSELRWKCRGLRSVIVLFTNFALAFAFVSAERGFFYSKARESDEPPSFFLDFLWEPDQTGYHHVWPEFEFNWQIVLGTLVGFFGAAFGSVGGVGGGGIFVPMLSLIIGFDPKSATALSKCMIVGASVSTVYYNLRLRHPTLDMPIIDYDLALLIQPMLMLGISVGVAFNVMFPDWMVTVLLIILFLGTSTKAFLKGRETWNKETIEKMEAAKRLESDGVSATEVEYMPLPAAPSTNPGNNKKREVSIIENVYWKELGLLVFVWIVFLALQIAKKNMPTCSVGYWVINLLQIPVAVGVSGYEAVALYQGRRIIASNGQGGSNFTIGQLILYCSFGVLAGVVGGLLGLGGGFIMGPLFLELGVPPQVSSATATFAMTFSSSMSVVEYYLLKRFPIPYALYLVGVATIAALVGQHVVRRLIAVLGRASLIIFILASTIFISAISLGGVGIVNMMGKLQRHEYMGFENLCKYSG, from the exons ATGTCGGAACTGAGATGGAAGTGTCGGGGTCTGAGATCAGTGATCGTTCTCTTCACCAATTTCGCTTTAGCTTTTGCCTTCGTTTCCGCTGAGAGGGGCTTTTTTTATTCCAAGGCGAGGGAAAGTGACGAACCACCCAGTTTCTTCCTGGATTTTCTATGGGAACCTGATCAGACAGGTTATCATCATGTCTGGCCC GAATTTGAGTTCAACTGGCAAATTGTTTTGGGCACACTCGTTGGATTCTTTGGAGCTGCGTTTGGTAGCGTAGGCGGTGTTGGTGGAGGTGGCATTTTCGTACCTATGCTCAGTTTGATTATCGGCTTTGATCCTAAATCAGCAACAGCTTTGTCAAAAT gCATGATCGTGGGAGCTTCTGTGTCAACTGTATATTACAATCTTAGATTGAGGCATCCTACGCTTGATATGCCAATCATCGACTACGATCTCGCACTGTTGATCCAGCCCATGCTTATGCTTGGGATTAGCGTTGGTGTCGCTTTCAATGTCATGTTTCCTGATTGGATGGTCACAGTACTCCTCATAATCCTCTTTCTAG GTACATCAACAAAGGCGTTTTTGAAAGGTCGTGAGACTTGGAACAAGGAGACTATAGAGAAAATG GAAGCTGCTAAGCGTTTAGAGTCAGATG GTGTATCTGCCACAGAAGTGGAATATATGCCTCTTCCTGCAGCTCCAAGCACCAATCCTGGAAACAACAAGAAACGAGAA GTAAGTATTATTGAGAATGTATACTGGAAGGAACTTGGACTTCTCGTTTTTGTCTGGATTGTTTTCCTGGCACTGCAGATAGCCAAG AAAAATATGCCAACTTGTTCAGTTGGATATTGGGTCATAAACTTGTTACAG ATTCCGGTTGCAGTTGGTGTATCAGGCTACGAGGCAGTAGCTTTGTACCAGGGTAGAAGAATCATTGCATCTAATGGACAAGGAGGCTCTAATTTTACCATTGGTCAGCTTATTCTTTACTGTTCATTTGGCGTATTGGCGGGTGTAGTCGGTGGGTTACTTGGTTTAGGCGGAGGTTTCATCATGGGACCATTGTTTCTTGAGCTCGGTGTCCCTCCACAG GTCTCAAGTGCCACAGCGACTTTTGCTATGACTTTCTCTTCATCCATGTCAGTTGTAGAATACTATCTTCTCAAACGATTCCCTATTCCATATG CTCTGTATCTTGTGGGAGTGGCAACAATTGCAGCTTTGGTTGGACAACATGTAGTCAGAAGACTGATAGCAGTCCTCGGCCGAGCatccctcatcatcttcatcctcGCCTCCACGATTTTTATCAGCGCCATATCACTTG GTGGCGTGGGAATAGTGAACATGATGGGCAAGTTGCAACGGCACGAGTACATGGGTTTTGAAAACCTCTGCAAGTACAGTGGTTAA